In Streptomyces capitiformicae, one genomic interval encodes:
- a CDS encoding recombinase family protein — MSDDFKRVESHACPMSTCAAPAGSPCRTGKSKVAIQYHTARFRLVPQLAKALNVPTPTVRKPGSAWAELPRPRNAGAEPVGHARLGYARASTARQSLDSQLDSLVEAGVTRIFSEKISTRATQRPELDKAVALAGELRASGVRVTLVVHEHKRLGRGIELATLAEELKAGDVGLEFLTGELQGSHDPSGVVFTVLAALSGMEREYIRDRTLEGHESARKRGKTIGGAGVTDDHMLSMALHLREHEMSLRDIAARLVITTGKKKGQHPSPATVMRMLREHDEHTTAMEPTS, encoded by the coding sequence GTGAGCGACGACTTCAAGCGGGTGGAATCGCACGCCTGCCCGATGTCCACCTGCGCCGCCCCCGCGGGCTCGCCGTGCCGGACCGGCAAGAGCAAGGTGGCCATCCAGTACCACACCGCCCGCTTCCGACTCGTGCCCCAACTCGCCAAGGCCCTCAACGTGCCGACCCCCACCGTGCGCAAGCCCGGCTCCGCCTGGGCCGAGCTGCCCCGGCCGAGGAACGCCGGCGCAGAACCCGTCGGGCACGCCCGCCTGGGGTACGCACGTGCATCCACCGCCCGGCAGTCCCTCGACTCCCAACTCGACTCGCTCGTCGAAGCCGGGGTTACCCGCATCTTCTCCGAGAAGATCTCCACCCGCGCCACCCAGCGCCCCGAACTGGACAAGGCCGTCGCCCTCGCCGGCGAACTGCGCGCCTCCGGCGTCCGCGTCACCCTCGTCGTCCACGAGCACAAACGGCTCGGCCGCGGCATCGAACTGGCGACGCTCGCCGAGGAACTCAAGGCGGGCGACGTCGGCCTGGAGTTCCTCACGGGAGAACTCCAGGGCTCGCACGACCCCTCCGGAGTCGTGTTCACCGTGCTGGCCGCCCTGTCTGGCATGGAGCGCGAGTACATCCGCGACCGCACCCTCGAAGGCCACGAGTCCGCCCGCAAGCGTGGCAAGACCATCGGCGGAGCGGGCGTCACCGACGACCACATGCTCTCCATGGCCCTCCACCTGCGAGAGCATGAGATGAGCCTGCGCGACATCGCCGCCCGGCTCGTCATCACCACGGGCAAGAAGAAGGGACAGCACCCCTCGCCCGCGACCGTCATGCGGATGCTGCGCGAACACGACGAGCACACAACCGCGATGGAACCCACATCCTGA
- a CDS encoding tyrosine-type recombinase/integrase: MRIDVVAPGAARLELVGGVALLRPEEQVFNAMMQGFANQQLARNLARSTVEGRENAVKAFAAYVNAFPWQWTPAMVDEWLGDLRSLRDLARSTIRSYSEAVRAFCYFATDPLYEWADTCQERFGTHPVQVVHEWNTAVHVQDNESDPAKRAFTRAELQALFDHADEQVERIRARGRKGWLPAFRDAVLFKTAYAYGLRRNETRMLDAVDFGRNPHGPEFGEFGLCRVRFGKAKKGSPPKRRSVLTVWDWSPDILDEWFTEIRPLFGTDGNPAAWPSERGLRVGCQRLNSRFGAYRKELGLDEKGLDFHSLRRSYVTHLIEDGWDPRFVQEQVGHEHASTTALYTCVGSDFRTRTLRRHLDDTVAAALEAQNRRPA; encoded by the coding sequence GTGCGGATCGATGTCGTGGCTCCGGGGGCGGCGAGGCTTGAACTGGTGGGCGGGGTTGCCCTGCTGAGGCCGGAGGAGCAGGTCTTCAACGCGATGATGCAGGGCTTCGCCAACCAGCAGTTGGCCCGGAATCTGGCCCGCTCCACGGTCGAGGGCCGGGAGAATGCGGTGAAGGCGTTCGCCGCGTACGTCAACGCCTTCCCATGGCAGTGGACGCCGGCGATGGTGGACGAGTGGCTCGGCGACCTGCGCTCGCTGCGCGATCTGGCGCGGTCGACGATCCGCTCGTACTCCGAGGCCGTCCGGGCCTTCTGCTACTTCGCGACCGACCCGTTGTATGAGTGGGCGGACACCTGCCAGGAACGCTTTGGCACCCACCCGGTGCAGGTCGTGCACGAGTGGAACACCGCCGTTCACGTTCAGGACAACGAGTCCGACCCGGCCAAGCGGGCCTTCACCCGAGCCGAACTGCAGGCGCTCTTCGACCACGCCGACGAGCAGGTGGAGCGCATCCGGGCCCGCGGCCGCAAGGGATGGCTGCCCGCCTTCCGGGACGCGGTGCTGTTCAAGACCGCGTACGCCTACGGGCTGCGGCGCAACGAGACGCGGATGCTGGACGCCGTCGACTTCGGCCGTAACCCGCACGGCCCGGAGTTCGGCGAGTTCGGTCTGTGCCGGGTCCGCTTCGGCAAGGCGAAGAAGGGCTCACCGCCCAAGCGCCGTAGCGTGCTGACCGTGTGGGACTGGAGCCCCGACATCCTGGACGAGTGGTTCACCGAGATCAGGCCCCTGTTCGGCACCGACGGGAACCCCGCGGCCTGGCCCTCGGAGCGGGGCCTGCGGGTCGGCTGCCAGCGGCTCAACTCCCGCTTCGGCGCCTACCGCAAGGAACTCGGCCTGGACGAGAAAGGTCTGGATTTCCACTCGCTGCGAAGGTCGTACGTGACGCACTTGATCGAGGACGGCTGGGACCCCCGGTTCGTGCAGGAACAAGTCGGACACGAGCATGCCTCCACGACCGCCCTTTATACGTGTGTCGGCTCGGACTTCCGCACCCGCACCCTGCGCCGACACCTGGACGACACCGTCGCCGCCGCTCTGGAGGCCCAGAACCGGAGGCCGGCGTGA
- a CDS encoding helix-turn-helix domain-containing protein — MKRRVGYTWKLREVMASHGMFTTTELIPQLHDRGVTLSASQVHRLVSGTPERLSLQVLAALCDIFECTPADLVTTAAENAGVRKTATGDLPTTLAATPLRPRRARILPDS, encoded by the coding sequence GTGAAACGCCGGGTGGGCTACACCTGGAAGCTGCGCGAAGTGATGGCCTCCCACGGCATGTTCACCACCACCGAGTTGATTCCGCAGCTGCACGATCGCGGCGTCACCTTGTCCGCATCCCAGGTCCACCGCCTGGTCTCCGGGACTCCCGAACGTCTCTCGCTCCAGGTGTTGGCCGCGCTCTGCGACATCTTCGAGTGCACCCCGGCCGACCTCGTGACCACCGCCGCCGAGAACGCCGGGGTCCGCAAGACCGCCACCGGCGACCTTCCGACCACGTTGGCCGCCACCCCGCTGCGGCCCCGCCGAGCGCGGATCCTGCCCGACTCATGA
- a CDS encoding nucleotidyltransferase domain-containing protein, with the protein MSEQLPSGGIELSPDEIEVLPARWSSCWTPKEVAQQLAGISTPWYVAAGWALDLFRGKQTRTHGDIEIAIPAGSFPEARHRFPGYVFDAVGSGRIWEDATPEVLAAVHQTWLRDPATGNYLLDVFREPHDGDTWICRRDERIRLPYSDIVHHTQDGIPYLAPELVLLFKAKHARRKDQTDFEATVPHMTSAQRETLAELLARVHPGHPWIADL; encoded by the coding sequence GTGAGCGAGCAACTACCCAGCGGCGGCATCGAGCTGTCACCCGACGAGATCGAAGTCCTCCCCGCCAGGTGGTCATCATGCTGGACCCCGAAAGAGGTCGCGCAGCAGCTCGCCGGGATCAGCACGCCTTGGTACGTGGCCGCGGGCTGGGCGCTGGACTTGTTCCGCGGCAAGCAGACGCGCACTCATGGAGACATCGAGATCGCGATTCCGGCCGGGAGCTTTCCAGAGGCCCGCCACCGCTTCCCCGGCTACGTCTTCGACGCGGTAGGCAGCGGCCGGATCTGGGAGGACGCCACACCGGAGGTGCTGGCCGCCGTGCATCAGACATGGCTTCGAGATCCGGCCACCGGAAACTACCTGCTCGACGTGTTCCGCGAACCGCACGACGGCGACACCTGGATCTGCCGACGCGATGAGAGGATCCGGCTTCCCTACAGCGACATCGTCCATCACACACAGGACGGCATCCCGTATCTGGCGCCGGAACTGGTCCTGCTGTTCAAGGCCAAGCACGCCCGCCGAAAGGATCAAACAGACTTCGAAGCGACCGTCCCGCACATGACCTCGGCTCAGCGCGAGACCCTGGCCGAGCTACTCGCCCGCGTACACCCGGGACACCCTTGGATTGCGGATCTGTAG